Proteins encoded within one genomic window of Solibaculum mannosilyticum:
- a CDS encoding DUF368 domain-containing protein, with protein MKTIQNIAKGFLIGIGSIAPGVSGGSIAVIFGIYDKLTDAVAHFYRNFKEKIKFLWPLIVGGALGVLLFSNVIQYLFENYNTQIRCLFIGLMIGTFPAVVRQANDRGFRKSYLIWAGVAFIVTAVLAILNQINPVSSGPMNESFIMLFLSGAIIGFGTIIPGISASFILMALGAYETLLHILTSFDILSMLPIALGLVVSILLFAKLVSYLYQRAYGIMSYIVFGLLAGSVLAIVPPFEGNMTTIISLLLMIAGLIFSYLLSTIPQRNKKAEKKLS; from the coding sequence ATGAAGACAATCCAAAATATTGCGAAAGGCTTTTTGATCGGCATCGGATCCATTGCCCCCGGCGTCAGTGGAGGTTCTATTGCCGTTATCTTTGGGATCTACGATAAACTCACAGACGCAGTCGCCCATTTTTATCGAAATTTCAAAGAGAAAATAAAATTTTTATGGCCTCTGATTGTGGGAGGTGCACTGGGAGTCCTTTTATTTAGTAATGTCATCCAGTACCTTTTTGAAAATTATAATACACAGATCCGCTGTCTCTTTATTGGACTCATGATCGGAACCTTTCCAGCAGTGGTACGCCAAGCCAATGACAGAGGGTTTCGCAAGTCCTATTTGATATGGGCAGGTGTAGCTTTTATTGTAACCGCGGTACTGGCAATTCTTAACCAGATCAATCCAGTGTCATCCGGACCGATGAATGAATCTTTTATCATGTTGTTTCTGAGCGGAGCCATCATTGGATTTGGAACTATTATTCCAGGAATTAGCGCGTCTTTTATTTTGATGGCGTTGGGCGCTTATGAAACGCTTCTCCATATTTTGACTTCTTTTGATATCTTGTCTATGCTGCCTATTGCATTAGGATTGGTAGTATCTATTTTATTGTTTGCCAAGTTGGTTTCCTATTTGTATCAAAGGGCCTATGGTATTATGAGTTACATTGTCTTTGGCCTTTTAGCAGGATCGGTTTTGGCCATTGTGCCTCCCTTTGAAGGAAATATGACAACTATAATTTCTCTGCTTCTGATGATAGCGGGACTGATTTTTTCGTATCTCCTCAGTACCATACCTCAGAGGAATAAAAAAGCTGAAAAAAAGTTATCTTGA
- a CDS encoding Ku protein, giving the protein MIFVWTINKVCASCGKEVGSQDIVKGFEFEPGRYVTMTDEDFEKAKTPKDRTIQILHFADIHEICPIYYDKTYHAVPEAGGDKTYELLRKAMLEEGKVAIAKSVIGQSEKLLCLIPTEQGILVETLFFHDEVKAMPKEPAHPKLPEAELTMAKALVKGMSQAFDPTLYHDQYQVRLREIIEAKINGKEITEAPGQQPSNVINIMDALEASLKQMGDKGKTPSKRGPGRKKTAKAGNAS; this is encoded by the coding sequence TTGATATTCGTATGGACTATCAATAAGGTATGCGCAAGCTGCGGCAAAGAGGTGGGGAGCCAAGACATCGTCAAGGGGTTTGAGTTTGAGCCCGGCCGGTATGTGACAATGACCGACGAAGATTTCGAGAAGGCCAAAACTCCTAAAGACCGGACCATCCAAATCCTACACTTTGCCGACATCCATGAAATATGTCCGATTTATTATGACAAAACCTATCATGCGGTTCCGGAGGCTGGAGGGGACAAAACCTATGAGCTGCTCCGTAAAGCCATGCTGGAGGAAGGGAAAGTGGCCATTGCCAAAAGCGTCATTGGTCAGAGCGAAAAGCTGCTGTGCCTGATCCCAACCGAACAGGGGATTTTAGTGGAAACCCTCTTTTTCCACGACGAGGTAAAAGCGATGCCCAAGGAACCGGCCCATCCAAAATTACCGGAAGCAGAACTCACCATGGCCAAAGCCTTGGTCAAGGGGATGTCGCAAGCCTTCGATCCAACCCTCTATCACGATCAATACCAGGTGCGGCTTCGGGAAATCATCGAGGCAAAGATCAATGGGAAAGAGATTACCGAAGCGCCCGGCCAGCAGCCCTCCAACGTCATCAACATCATGGATGCGCTGGAAGCCTCTTTAAAGCAGATGGGGGACAAAGGGAAAACGCCGTCCAAAAGAGGTCCTGGTAGGAAGAAAACAGCCAAGGCCGGAAATGCTTCTTAA
- the cas3 gene encoding CRISPR-associated helicase Cas3' translates to MKILAHLFEDFPPWNEQSLTDHCRSVAKLASVSLESIGLSQLGYLCGLVHDMGKASPDFQTYIRSEDSSLRGKINHSTAGARYIWERWGQHPGPTQLAAQIAVISILSHHGHRIDVLSPNGEFVMKKRLFPHKDIAYEKTRDLFLSQCIPASEIEQAVTQASYELTLLCDKIKSCVLGHSPKDNLFYQSLPAKEKADEENYYIHQSLRYFLGLISRLAFSALVDADWEDTGAFGEHRCPQPVWESVPWDFLQSHLEDRLSALPQKGRLTPYRRQISDLCLSAAQRGPGIYRLSAPTGGGKTFASLRYGIACCKNQHAPHLFYIAPFRSILSQNAGSIQSVLPHEYRDSQSSPHPCVLEHHSDVTVDSNTQEGEAMIRHMQRWDRCPVVLTTTVQLLNTLFAAPRQNVRRMASLVGSVLIFDEVQSIPAKMQYLFNMALNFLADVCGCTILLCTATQPESQHLAFPLWPMPQPDLVPFSVDRNEAFRRTRVLNMVSSPGYSCKEIAQLTLEKLRDAPHILVVLNTKLAVRNLYQALREAAPDCQLFHLSTSQCSSHREHCIREIRDALPDPQKPLICVSTPLIEAGVDLSFDCVIRSLAGLDSIAQAAGRCNRHGESDIRDVLLIQCREESLNRLPDIRWGQEATLAVLDSHPADLLSPEAIQMYYHRYFLTEQMKNTMGYPLPSASSESQTLFDLLGYNSYGLEACREENGGIPSLPLWQAFETAETAFEAIEGGGHTVLVPYGKGEELIEKLASNPPIYEIGRILREAQPFCVTLFEHEYKSLCEKQGLYPLAGGSIYALQPCFYDDAIGVCLEPCSSPLLFV, encoded by the coding sequence ATGAAAATTCTTGCCCATCTCTTCGAAGATTTTCCTCCCTGGAATGAGCAATCTTTGACCGATCATTGTCGATCGGTTGCCAAGCTTGCCAGCGTTTCATTGGAATCCATCGGATTGAGCCAGCTGGGGTATCTCTGCGGTCTGGTTCACGATATGGGAAAAGCTTCCCCTGATTTCCAAACCTATATCCGTTCTGAGGATTCTTCCCTACGAGGAAAAATTAATCACAGCACGGCCGGCGCAAGGTATATCTGGGAGCGTTGGGGACAGCATCCCGGTCCCACTCAACTGGCTGCTCAGATCGCTGTCATCTCCATTTTATCCCACCACGGCCATCGGATCGACGTCCTGAGCCCTAACGGGGAATTTGTGATGAAGAAACGCCTTTTTCCTCACAAAGATATCGCATACGAGAAAACCCGTGATCTTTTTCTCAGCCAGTGCATCCCCGCTTCCGAGATCGAACAGGCTGTAACGCAGGCGTCTTATGAGCTTACCTTACTGTGTGACAAAATAAAATCGTGTGTCTTGGGACATTCTCCCAAAGACAACCTCTTCTATCAGAGCCTTCCTGCAAAAGAAAAGGCCGATGAAGAAAACTACTATATTCACCAGTCTCTCCGGTACTTTTTAGGCCTCATCAGTCGCCTTGCCTTCAGCGCCTTGGTGGATGCTGATTGGGAGGACACGGGAGCTTTTGGGGAACATCGATGTCCTCAACCGGTTTGGGAATCGGTCCCTTGGGATTTCCTTCAGTCCCATCTGGAGGACAGGCTGTCGGCTCTCCCCCAAAAGGGACGTCTTACTCCCTATCGCCGCCAGATTTCCGATCTCTGTTTGTCCGCCGCCCAGCGTGGTCCGGGGATCTATCGCCTCAGCGCCCCTACCGGCGGCGGCAAGACCTTCGCCTCACTTCGGTACGGTATCGCCTGCTGCAAAAATCAACATGCGCCCCATCTCTTTTACATCGCCCCCTTCCGCTCCATTCTCAGCCAGAACGCCGGGAGCATTCAGAGTGTTCTCCCCCACGAATACAGGGATTCTCAATCGTCCCCCCATCCCTGCGTTTTGGAGCATCATTCCGATGTGACGGTGGATTCCAACACCCAAGAGGGTGAAGCAATGATCCGTCACATGCAGAGGTGGGACCGTTGTCCGGTGGTATTGACCACCACTGTCCAGCTGCTCAACACCTTATTTGCTGCACCGCGCCAAAACGTCCGGCGAATGGCGTCTTTAGTCGGATCGGTCTTGATCTTCGATGAGGTGCAATCCATCCCTGCAAAAATGCAATACCTTTTTAATATGGCCCTCAATTTTTTAGCGGATGTTTGTGGCTGTACCATTTTATTGTGCACCGCCACTCAGCCTGAGTCTCAGCACCTGGCCTTTCCGCTATGGCCTATGCCGCAGCCTGATTTAGTCCCTTTTTCAGTCGATCGAAACGAAGCGTTCCGCCGGACTAGAGTCCTTAATATGGTCTCCTCTCCGGGCTACAGCTGCAAAGAAATTGCCCAACTCACTTTAGAAAAGCTGAGAGACGCTCCTCATATCCTCGTTGTGCTCAACACAAAGCTGGCTGTGAGGAATTTGTACCAGGCGCTTCGGGAAGCGGCTCCTGACTGTCAGCTTTTCCATCTCAGCACCTCACAGTGCTCCTCTCACAGGGAACACTGCATCCGGGAAATCCGGGATGCCCTTCCAGATCCGCAAAAGCCACTGATTTGCGTCAGCACTCCGCTCATCGAAGCCGGCGTGGATTTGTCCTTCGACTGCGTCATCCGCAGCTTGGCCGGGCTGGACAGCATTGCTCAGGCCGCCGGACGGTGCAACCGTCACGGGGAAAGCGATATCCGGGACGTCTTATTGATTCAATGCCGGGAGGAAAGCCTCAATCGTCTGCCCGACATCCGCTGGGGACAGGAGGCTACTCTCGCAGTTCTCGACAGCCATCCCGCCGATCTCCTCTCCCCGGAAGCCATCCAAATGTATTACCACCGTTATTTCCTCACCGAACAGATGAAGAATACCATGGGGTATCCTCTTCCAAGCGCCTCTTCTGAGAGCCAGACTTTATTCGATCTCCTGGGATACAATTCCTATGGCCTGGAGGCATGCCGAGAAGAAAACGGCGGCATACCGTCCCTGCCCCTTTGGCAGGCCTTTGAAACTGCGGAAACTGCTTTTGAAGCCATTGAAGGCGGCGGACACACGGTGCTTGTCCCTTATGGAAAAGGGGAAGAGCTCATTGAGAAACTGGCGTCCAATCCGCCTATCTATGAAATAGGACGCATTTTGAGAGAAGCACAGCCTTTTTGCGTCACACTGTTTGAACACGAATACAAGTCCCTCTGTGAAAAACAGGGGCTTTATCCCCTGGCAGGCGGTTCCATCTACGCATTGCAGCCTTGTTTCTACGACGACGCCATAGGCGTTTGCTTGGAGCCCTGCTCCTCTCCCCTGCTTTTTGTGTGA
- the ligD gene encoding non-homologous end-joining DNA ligase: MESLFDRKNLHPMLIAENTAPFDHPGYLYEVKWDGERCIAYLDPKGKTTELRNKRNMILNPKVPELWQLHRQVKKKCILDGELLVLVDGKPNFYEIQRRSLMGNRFRLELAAKKHPATFVAFDCLWADGQDLMFQPLMERKRILKQAVKENERIAVSRYFEGKGAALYELAKQQQLEGIVAKRKESIYIQGKRTKDWVKIKNLQDEDFVVCGYIQKDNHMTSLVLGQYAETGGLVYKGHVTLGVGGAPFHKILEQPQASGPPLEVPQGHGNEDAVWIGPSMVCTVSYMEKTANGGMRQPVFKGLREDKTTEECIETR, translated from the coding sequence ATGGAATCGCTTTTTGACCGCAAAAACTTGCATCCCATGCTGATTGCAGAAAATACAGCCCCCTTTGACCATCCCGGTTATCTTTATGAAGTGAAGTGGGATGGGGAACGCTGCATTGCCTATTTGGACCCGAAAGGGAAAACCACGGAGCTCCGCAACAAACGGAACATGATCCTGAATCCAAAGGTACCGGAACTATGGCAGCTGCACCGGCAGGTCAAAAAGAAATGCATCCTGGATGGGGAGCTGCTGGTACTGGTAGATGGGAAACCAAATTTCTATGAAATCCAGCGCCGTAGCCTGATGGGCAACCGGTTCCGTCTGGAACTGGCGGCCAAGAAACACCCGGCCACCTTTGTGGCCTTTGATTGCCTTTGGGCGGATGGGCAGGATTTGATGTTCCAACCTCTCATGGAGCGAAAACGGATCTTAAAACAAGCAGTCAAGGAGAACGAAAGGATTGCGGTATCCCGGTATTTTGAAGGTAAGGGTGCTGCGCTGTACGAGCTGGCCAAGCAACAACAGTTGGAAGGCATTGTTGCTAAAAGGAAAGAAAGCATCTACATCCAGGGCAAACGGACCAAGGACTGGGTAAAGATCAAAAACCTCCAGGACGAGGACTTTGTGGTATGCGGCTACATCCAGAAGGACAACCACATGACCAGCCTGGTGCTGGGGCAATACGCAGAAACGGGAGGGCTGGTTTACAAAGGCCATGTGACCCTTGGCGTAGGGGGAGCGCCCTTTCATAAGATTTTGGAACAGCCACAGGCGTCTGGCCCGCCCCTTGAGGTTCCCCAAGGGCATGGAAACGAAGATGCTGTGTGGATTGGGCCCTCCATGGTATGCACCGTCAGCTATATGGAGAAGACGGCAAATGGCGGGATGCGGCAGCCGGTCTTTAAGGGGCTGAGGGAGGACAAAACCACGGAAGAATGCATAGAGACAAGATAA
- a CDS encoding DNA polymerase III subunit beta: MIVQINRELLHQAAKVAATAAVVNRDMPEISGILMEADEDIGEIQLTGTNIRTFIRKRLQGKDVHIEKGGRIVLKARLFVEMLARLDGEVVSFKQYGPEVWISSGSATYTVVSMSPDAFPKFDVPFPEETVSITGIHNLLRRVLYAASCQDNQPTLQGISIDLQKESSRASAADGYRMAAGYSPHCSDGELHVVLHNKAVQTLLRIAPKNDPLYVGVVNRYAVFFNREILFATMLLNEPPVPINAVLSHIKPSAYALVDAKNFFSAYYVIANSFRATDDLCVNLKVLEATAFIGAETGSGKVQAKVKAEKAKPTSLEGSNYSPRLLVDFLQRASGPLELIFDETGFLILKANQSFCAVPPRGPARTQAPEKKNGKQGKRKGKKEDIAA, encoded by the coding sequence ATGATCGTACAAATTAACAGGGAGCTTCTTCACCAGGCTGCGAAGGTCGCAGCAACGGCGGCCGTTGTCAACCGGGATATGCCGGAAATCAGCGGAATTTTAATGGAAGCAGATGAGGATATCGGAGAAATTCAACTGACGGGAACCAATATCCGCACTTTTATCCGCAAACGGCTGCAAGGGAAAGATGTGCATATCGAAAAAGGAGGCCGTATTGTTCTCAAAGCAAGGCTATTTGTAGAAATGCTTGCCCGGCTGGATGGAGAAGTGGTGTCTTTCAAACAGTATGGTCCGGAAGTTTGGATTTCTTCCGGTTCCGCCACCTATACGGTTGTGTCCATGTCGCCGGATGCATTTCCAAAATTCGACGTCCCCTTTCCGGAAGAGACGGTTTCCATCACAGGGATCCACAACCTGCTTCGTCGTGTCCTATATGCAGCTTCCTGCCAAGATAATCAGCCTACCTTACAGGGAATCTCCATAGACTTACAAAAGGAGTCGTCCCGTGCAAGCGCCGCCGATGGATACCGGATGGCCGCAGGTTATTCTCCGCATTGTTCGGATGGCGAACTACACGTGGTATTGCATAACAAGGCTGTACAAACTTTACTTAGGATTGCTCCAAAGAATGATCCTTTGTACGTAGGAGTTGTCAATCGATACGCCGTGTTTTTTAACCGGGAAATCTTATTTGCTACCATGCTTTTAAATGAGCCTCCTGTACCGATTAACGCCGTACTCTCTCATATCAAGCCTTCCGCCTATGCGCTGGTGGATGCAAAGAATTTTTTCTCCGCCTATTATGTAATTGCCAACAGCTTTCGAGCAACCGATGATCTATGTGTAAACCTGAAGGTTCTAGAAGCCACGGCCTTTATTGGCGCAGAAACGGGATCAGGAAAAGTGCAGGCGAAAGTAAAGGCAGAGAAGGCAAAACCGACTTCCCTAGAAGGATCCAACTATAGTCCTCGCTTGCTAGTCGATTTTCTCCAGCGCGCTTCCGGGCCTTTGGAGCTTATTTTTGACGAAACGGGCTTTCTGATCCTGAAGGCCAATCAGAGTTTTTGCGCCGTGCCTCCCCGCGGCCCTGCCAGGACACAAGCGCCGGAAAAGAAAAATGGAAAACAAGGTAAGAGAAAAGGAAAGAAAGAAGATATCGCCGCCTAG
- a CDS encoding AAA family ATPase, which translates to MLRDKMIAIMEYVNSQEAEREELVHAIALALLTRKNLFVLGDTGQSKSHAVTLFCRQIEDAKMFLTVMSKQTDQEQLFGRLDLSSLIPGNVSQRTLDRDLGLCPA; encoded by the coding sequence ATGTTACGAGACAAGATGATCGCAATTATGGAGTATGTAAACAGCCAGGAAGCGGAACGGGAAGAGCTGGTACACGCCATTGCCCTGGCTTTGCTGACCAGAAAAAACCTATTCGTTTTAGGGGATACCGGGCAATCCAAATCCCATGCCGTTACTCTCTTTTGCCGGCAGATTGAGGACGCCAAAATGTTTCTGACGGTGATGAGCAAGCAGACCGACCAGGAGCAATTGTTCGGCCGATTGGATTTATCCAGCTTGATTCCGGGAAATGTATCCCAGCGGACCTTGGATCGGGATCTGGGGCTATGCCCAGCTTAA
- a CDS encoding AAA family ATPase: MAVPSITIGKIPETHICFLDELFKANEGLLDSLLMALNERQYVNEGVVMSIPVVSFFSASNEIPNFNNPEERILKALYDRFDLKVHTHYVQNKTKRIEVLHKKQDTSPQKPFDETITMQELVFMQDEVRQVTISKSINELWDNILCELRKKEIHVSDRTYFNYSELVKAEAWLQGRDQVLPEDMSILVNYLWNRPEEIPVVEKAIQDMIEDPMGDQIRDIQGRAYGYFDEFSKDSNKNKALVQLRRNLLGCYDQATALKDSLPDDSSALTAFNSLIDTLENLSREAYNCNSCLTIGRC; the protein is encoded by the coding sequence GTGGCCGTACCGAGTATCACTATCGGTAAGATTCCAGAAACCCATATATGCTTCCTGGATGAGCTGTTCAAGGCGAACGAGGGCCTTTTGGACTCCTTGCTGATGGCGCTTAACGAGCGCCAATATGTCAACGAAGGGGTTGTGATGTCCATTCCAGTTGTAAGCTTCTTTTCCGCCTCCAACGAAATCCCCAACTTTAACAATCCGGAAGAACGGATTCTCAAGGCCCTTTACGATCGGTTTGATCTAAAGGTACATACCCACTATGTTCAGAACAAAACAAAGCGAATAGAGGTTCTGCATAAGAAACAGGATACCTCTCCCCAAAAGCCCTTTGACGAAACTATTACCATGCAGGAACTTGTATTCATGCAGGATGAAGTCCGGCAAGTTACTATATCCAAAAGCATCAATGAGTTGTGGGACAATATCCTGTGTGAACTGCGTAAAAAGGAAATCCATGTGTCCGACCGTACCTACTTTAATTACAGTGAATTGGTCAAGGCCGAGGCATGGCTGCAAGGACGGGATCAGGTGCTGCCGGAAGACATGAGTATCTTGGTCAACTACCTTTGGAACCGGCCGGAAGAAATTCCGGTTGTGGAAAAGGCGATACAGGATATGATCGAAGACCCTATGGGGGATCAGATCCGGGATATCCAAGGACGGGCTTATGGATACTTCGACGAATTTTCCAAAGACAGCAATAAAAACAAAGCCTTAGTGCAGCTGCGTCGGAATCTATTGGGCTGCTATGACCAAGCAACGGCTTTGAAGGATAGCCTTCCCGATGATTCATCCGCGCTGACAGCCTTCAACAGTTTGATCGACACATTGGAAAATTTGAGCCGGGAGGCTTATAACTGCAACTCGTGCCTTACAATTGGACGATGTTGA